A genomic region of Fundidesulfovibrio putealis DSM 16056 contains the following coding sequences:
- a CDS encoding pyridoxal-phosphate dependent enzyme has protein sequence MTISADKGPERVVAQVGAKRGTGLAADGFMTRTTLFCPACQSEYDPADGHFACPKAGDGREHILDARIEASAELAEEFTESWREHPHDPLRAFACLGAAQGVAGRPAFRDAAGRLQEGLDRLEGAPLGVTPLVQTPKLAKALGMTGTLAVKDETGQPGGSHKVRHLAGTMLYLEALRAGGPRRPLAISSCGNAALAAACVARAAGYSLTAFVPEDVHPDVLRLLRERGVNPEVVARLSTGGGDPCYLAFRDAVRRGAVPFCCSGRDNWSNIEGGQSLGYEAALQWQALAQTPGHIVLQIGGGALARSVAGAWSNLEALGVVRELPRIHACQTEGAFPFARAWLLLLAEIARNAGCAFPPASGYATLAGVRQVLSEEQDAIATVVQFTRTAFRSSPVQGALRAAAASPDSFMWAWDGAPPHSLAHGILDDETYDWYFLAQALLRTGGQAVVTPEALVAQAHDLALAHTPVSVSATGSAGLAGLLALRQAGIVPDNARVGLFFTGLNR, from the coding sequence ATGACTATCAGCGCGGACAAAGGCCCTGAAAGAGTCGTTGCCCAGGTTGGTGCGAAGCGCGGCACGGGCCTTGCTGCCGACGGCTTCATGACCAGAACCACACTCTTCTGCCCGGCCTGCCAGAGCGAATACGACCCCGCCGACGGACACTTCGCCTGTCCCAAAGCGGGCGACGGACGCGAACACATCCTGGATGCACGCATCGAGGCTTCGGCGGAACTGGCCGAGGAATTCACGGAGTCCTGGCGCGAGCATCCTCATGACCCGCTGCGCGCCTTCGCCTGTCTGGGCGCTGCCCAGGGTGTGGCGGGCAGACCCGCGTTCCGCGACGCAGCCGGACGTTTGCAGGAAGGCCTGGACCGTCTGGAGGGCGCACCTCTTGGCGTGACGCCGCTGGTGCAGACGCCCAAGCTGGCCAAGGCTCTGGGCATGACCGGCACGCTGGCCGTGAAGGACGAGACCGGCCAGCCGGGCGGATCGCACAAGGTGCGCCATCTGGCCGGGACCATGCTCTACCTTGAAGCCCTGCGCGCAGGCGGCCCCAGGCGGCCCCTGGCCATATCCAGCTGCGGCAACGCGGCCCTGGCCGCCGCCTGCGTGGCCCGCGCCGCCGGGTATTCGCTCACGGCCTTCGTTCCCGAGGACGTGCACCCGGATGTTCTGCGCCTCTTGCGCGAGCGCGGCGTGAACCCGGAGGTGGTGGCGCGCCTGTCCACAGGAGGCGGCGACCCCTGCTACCTGGCCTTCCGCGACGCTGTGCGGCGCGGAGCCGTGCCATTCTGCTGCTCCGGGCGCGACAACTGGTCCAACATCGAGGGCGGGCAGAGCCTTGGGTACGAGGCTGCCTTGCAGTGGCAGGCTTTGGCCCAGACTCCAGGGCACATCGTGCTCCAGATCGGCGGCGGCGCCCTGGCCCGGTCCGTGGCCGGGGCCTGGAGCAATCTCGAGGCTCTTGGCGTGGTGCGGGAACTGCCGCGCATCCACGCCTGCCAGACCGAGGGAGCCTTCCCCTTCGCCCGCGCCTGGCTTCTGCTGCTGGCTGAGATCGCCCGCAACGCCGGGTGTGCCTTTCCGCCTGCTTCCGGGTACGCGACGCTCGCGGGAGTGCGGCAGGTGCTGAGCGAAGAGCAGGACGCCATCGCCACCGTGGTGCAATTCACCCGCACCGCGTTCCGGTCCTCTCCGGTGCAGGGCGCGCTGCGCGCAGCAGCCGCGAGCCCCGACAGCTTCATGTGGGCCTGGGACGGCGCTCCCCCGCACAGTCTGGCCCATGGCATCCTGGATGATGAAACCTACGACTGGTATTTCCTGGCCCAGGCGCTCCTGCGCACCGGAGGCCAGGCCGTTGTCACGCCCGAGGCGCTGGTTGCACAGGCCCACGATCTGGCCCTCGCGCACACCCCCGTGAGCGTCTCCGCCACGGGCAGCGCCGGTCTGGCAGGACTTCTGGCCCTGCGGCAGGCGGGCATCGTGCCTGATAACGCCCGCGTGGGCCTCTTTTTCACCGGATTAAACCGCTAA
- a CDS encoding sigma-54-dependent Fis family transcriptional regulator, producing the protein MLAQIKDALTRHAQVIATVTGIDVEIVDVGFIRIAGTGHYAQGVGKSIIEEGEVYRHVLRTRQTTLLENPREHPLCRRCRKREQCRETLSLCTPIVDGEDVVGVIGLVCFTQAERERVLLNRDTYLDFVAQMAEAIGQKLSEHRRMTKASEFLDLMLQIVDADNRGVIVFNAKGGASYANALARRELGLAVDAPLTGIEVRRTRDGLSDLDAFELTLEGRRLSLVGHMAALGGRDPHFAKVLVFESLPKVTQRMSSLAGTGKTFGLDAIMGRSPRIKRLKEQISQVAQSTSTVLITGESGTGKELVARAIHQLSPRQAKPFIAINCGAIPDTLLESELFGYTGGAFTGASSKGRMGKFELANTGVLFLDEIGALPLYLQVKMLRVLQERTFTRLGSNRLLELDIRVIAATNEDLPTLISQGRFREDLFYRLNVVPLETPPLRDRPEDIEVLARHFLARYAALFNKPVPEPDAGFLASLKAYSWPGNVREFENAMEFLVNMLTPGAAPHEGLLPPKPREALASGSGDGLSRSDGPGGLEFSGPEGAQAHLPLLPLAELERRAIETGLARFGNGLKGKRATAEALGISLATLYRKVKEFGLEG; encoded by the coding sequence ATGCTGGCCCAGATCAAGGACGCCCTCACCCGCCACGCCCAGGTCATCGCCACAGTCACCGGCATCGACGTGGAGATCGTGGACGTCGGCTTCATCCGCATCGCCGGGACCGGGCATTACGCCCAGGGCGTCGGCAAGAGCATCATCGAGGAGGGCGAGGTCTACCGCCATGTGCTGCGCACCCGCCAGACCACACTCCTTGAAAACCCGCGCGAGCATCCCCTCTGCCGCCGCTGCCGCAAGCGCGAACAGTGCCGCGAGACGCTCTCCCTGTGCACCCCCATCGTGGACGGCGAGGACGTCGTCGGGGTCATCGGCCTGGTCTGCTTCACCCAGGCCGAGCGCGAGCGCGTGCTGCTCAACCGCGACACCTACCTGGACTTCGTGGCCCAGATGGCCGAAGCCATCGGCCAGAAGCTCTCAGAGCATCGGCGCATGACCAAGGCCTCGGAATTTCTCGACTTAATGCTCCAGATCGTGGACGCTGACAACCGGGGCGTGATCGTCTTCAACGCCAAGGGCGGGGCCAGCTACGCCAACGCCCTGGCCCGGCGCGAGCTGGGCCTTGCCGTGGACGCCCCCCTTACCGGCATCGAGGTGCGCCGCACCCGCGACGGCCTCTCCGATCTGGACGCCTTCGAGCTTACCCTGGAAGGGCGCAGGCTCTCCCTGGTGGGGCACATGGCCGCCCTCGGCGGGCGCGATCCGCACTTCGCCAAAGTGCTGGTGTTCGAATCCCTGCCAAAGGTCACCCAGCGCATGTCCTCCCTGGCCGGAACCGGAAAGACCTTCGGCCTGGACGCCATCATGGGCCGCTCCCCGCGCATAAAACGGCTCAAGGAGCAGATTTCCCAGGTGGCCCAGTCCACCTCCACGGTTCTCATCACCGGCGAATCCGGCACCGGCAAGGAACTCGTGGCCCGCGCCATCCACCAGCTCTCGCCGCGCCAGGCCAAGCCCTTCATCGCCATCAACTGCGGGGCCATCCCCGACACCCTGCTGGAGAGCGAGCTGTTCGGGTACACCGGCGGGGCCTTCACCGGGGCCAGCTCCAAGGGCCGCATGGGCAAGTTCGAGCTGGCCAACACGGGAGTTCTCTTCCTGGACGAGATCGGCGCGCTGCCGCTGTATCTTCAGGTGAAGATGCTGCGCGTGCTCCAGGAGCGCACCTTCACCCGCCTGGGCTCCAACCGCCTGCTGGAGCTGGACATCCGGGTGATCGCCGCCACCAACGAGGACCTGCCCACGCTCATCTCCCAGGGCCGCTTCCGCGAGGATCTCTTCTACCGGCTGAACGTCGTTCCCCTGGAGACGCCTCCCCTGCGCGACCGCCCCGAGGACATCGAGGTGCTGGCGCGCCACTTCCTGGCCAGATACGCCGCCCTCTTCAACAAGCCCGTGCCCGAGCCCGACGCCGGGTTCCTGGCCTCGCTCAAGGCCTACTCCTGGCCCGGAAACGTCCGGGAGTTCGAGAACGCCATGGAGTTCCTGGTGAACATGCTCACGCCCGGAGCCGCCCCGCATGAGGGCCTGCTGCCGCCCAAGCCCAGAGAGGCGCTGGCTTCCGGTTCCGGGGACGGGCTTTCCCGGTCGGACGGCCCGGGCGGTCTTGAGTTTTCCGGCCCTGAGGGGGCACAGGCCCATCTGCCGCTGCTGCCCCTGGCCGAACTGGAGCGCCGCGCCATCGAAACCGGTCTCGCCCGCTTCGGCAACGGTCTGAAAGGCAAGCGCGCCACCGCCGAGGCCTTGGGCATCAGTCTGGCCACGCTGTACCGCAAGGTGAAGGAGTTCGGGCTGGAAGGTTAG
- a CDS encoding DUF362 domain-containing protein produces MHTVMILPADYQDCLDAVEKIFQAFALEIEGKKVLIKPNVLRPARPEEAVTTHPAILEAVVRCVEARNPASIVVGDNPGLMGYGANEQSFERCGLLNASRGHYRNIGLDAREVPFDPAYGGSLSVSTDVLDADVVISVPKFKTHGLTGITGAIKNSYGILPGAQKATLHKLSGGQARFHDVVVDVFRLRVPDLFIMDAVLGMQGNGPASTELRWIGRVLAADNAVAMDSVMARMMGADPEKLRFLTRAAQLGLGSHALKDLDIQGELIPIPDFKVPPLGEDALKHLSHIQKLLEDRSASRPVVDPARCTGCGTCVEQCPADALTLDANLPVVDPAACIACFCCQEMCPEKAISLKQPCCPGSA; encoded by the coding sequence ATGCATACAGTCATGATTCTGCCCGCCGACTATCAGGATTGCCTGGACGCGGTAGAGAAGATTTTCCAGGCGTTTGCGTTGGAGATAGAGGGGAAGAAAGTACTCATAAAGCCAAACGTGCTGCGTCCTGCCCGCCCCGAAGAGGCCGTCACCACCCATCCGGCCATTCTTGAGGCCGTGGTGCGATGCGTCGAGGCCCGGAACCCAGCCAGCATCGTGGTGGGCGACAACCCCGGCCTCATGGGCTACGGGGCCAACGAGCAGAGCTTCGAGCGCTGCGGCCTGCTTAACGCCTCGCGCGGGCATTACCGCAACATCGGCCTGGACGCGCGCGAAGTCCCCTTCGATCCGGCCTACGGCGGCTCCTTAAGCGTCTCCACCGACGTGCTGGACGCGGACGTGGTCATCTCCGTGCCCAAGTTCAAGACCCACGGCCTCACCGGCATCACCGGGGCCATAAAAAACAGCTACGGCATCCTGCCCGGCGCGCAGAAAGCCACCTTGCACAAGCTCTCCGGCGGGCAGGCCCGCTTCCACGACGTGGTGGTGGACGTTTTCCGCCTGCGCGTGCCGGACCTCTTCATCATGGACGCCGTGCTCGGCATGCAGGGCAACGGCCCGGCCTCCACCGAGCTTCGCTGGATAGGCCGGGTGCTGGCCGCCGACAACGCCGTGGCCATGGACTCGGTCATGGCTCGCATGATGGGCGCAGACCCGGAAAAACTTCGGTTCCTGACCCGCGCCGCGCAACTCGGCCTGGGGAGCCACGCCCTTAAAGACCTGGACATCCAGGGCGAACTCATCCCCATCCCGGACTTCAAGGTTCCGCCCCTGGGCGAGGACGCCCTGAAGCACCTCTCCCACATCCAAAAACTCCTGGAGGACCGCTCCGCCAGCCGCCCAGTGGTGGACCCGGCCCGCTGCACCGGCTGCGGAACCTGCGTGGAGCAATGCCCGGCAGACGCCCTGACCCTGGACGCCAACCTCCCCGTGGTGGACCCCGCCGCCTGTATCGCCTGCTTCTGTTGTCAGGAAATGTGCCCGGAAAAGGCCATCAGCCTGAAGCAGCCCTGCTGCCCAGGCAGCGCATAA
- the phoU gene encoding phosphate signaling complex protein PhoU, translating into MTHEFDQELDRLRIDSLRMFYMVREAVDKAVRATRLRDSALSQEVMDGDEAVDAMECLTEHLGLRLLALKQPVARDLRTIMGSMRIASNLERIGDEAVNIVGRNLLMLESGEFQDVPSVWSLGELCLELFDKSARAFADNSFDQAQAVLNAHEQTAIKHMKAFRDLTEIMIREARTVDRAVQLSFVAYSLKRICERSFNIAESVIFIVKGLDVKHRSCRTGE; encoded by the coding sequence ATGACCCACGAATTCGACCAGGAACTCGACCGGCTGCGCATTGACTCCCTGCGTATGTTCTACATGGTGAGGGAGGCAGTGGACAAGGCCGTGCGGGCCACCCGCCTGCGTGACAGCGCCCTTTCCCAGGAAGTCATGGACGGCGATGAGGCCGTCGACGCCATGGAATGCCTGACCGAGCATCTGGGGCTGCGCCTCCTGGCCCTGAAACAGCCCGTGGCGCGCGATCTGCGCACCATCATGGGCAGCATGCGCATAGCCTCCAACCTGGAGCGCATCGGCGACGAGGCGGTGAACATCGTCGGGCGCAACCTGCTGATGCTCGAGAGCGGCGAGTTCCAGGACGTTCCCTCGGTGTGGAGCCTGGGCGAGTTGTGCCTGGAACTCTTCGACAAGTCCGCGCGCGCCTTCGCGGACAACTCCTTCGACCAGGCCCAGGCCGTGCTGAACGCCCACGAGCAGACCGCGATCAAGCACATGAAGGCCTTCCGCGACCTGACCGAGATCATGATCCGCGAAGCCCGCACCGTGGATCGAGCCGTGCAGCTGTCCTTCGTGGCCTACAGCCTGAAGCGCATCTGCGAACGCAGCTTCAACATCGCCGAGAGCGTCATCTTCATCGTCAAAGGGCTGGATGTGAAGCACCGGAGCTGCCGCACCGGCGAATAA
- a CDS encoding nucleotidyltransferase family protein: MHAIVTNSHIAAVVLAAGRSTRMGADKLILPWRGRTILEWALDAACALRHVILVGGPPGLDALPAQVTRVSCPFQKRLPGQADSLKAGIRALPPGLDGAMILLGDMPLITSELVGKLASAFRPGRFLVPRSDGRRGNPVIIPSDWFARVLELEGDTGARPLLASPNAPVDYLDVDDPAILTDVDTPDDYARLKNQP, from the coding sequence ATGCACGCAATCGTAACAAACAGCCACATCGCAGCCGTGGTCCTGGCTGCCGGGCGCTCGACCCGCATGGGCGCGGACAAGCTCATTCTGCCCTGGCGCGGGCGCACGATTCTGGAATGGGCGCTGGACGCAGCCTGCGCGCTCCGGCACGTGATTCTTGTGGGTGGTCCTCCGGGCCTTGACGCACTTCCTGCACAGGTGACGCGCGTATCATGCCCTTTCCAAAAGCGTCTGCCCGGTCAGGCAGACTCCCTCAAGGCGGGCATACGCGCCCTGCCCCCAGGCCTGGACGGAGCCATGATCCTTCTGGGCGACATGCCGCTCATAACGTCGGAGCTGGTGGGGAAACTGGCGAGCGCCTTCAGGCCGGGGCGATTTCTGGTGCCGCGCAGTGATGGACGGCGCGGCAATCCGGTGATCATCCCCTCTGACTGGTTCGCGCGCGTGCTGGAGCTGGAAGGCGACACCGGGGCGCGGCCCCTGCTAGCCAGCCCGAACGCTCCCGTGGATTACCTTGATGTGGACGACCCGGCCATCCTGACCGACGTGGACACCCCGGACGACTACGCCAGGCTCAAGAACCAGCCCTGA
- the yqeC gene encoding selenium cofactor biosynthesis protein YqeC yields the protein MNPVREMLLPDERVVAFVGAGGKTSLIYSLARQLSGWGQRVLVTTTTKMMPPARNFMLLTPGSRTPHYKHLTVGRALDPETGKLLGVGPDEIPGLRERFRADYVLVEADGAAGRPIKAPEAHEPVIPECSDLVVGVIGLDALGKPADATTVHRLEAFLRVTGLSEGELIGPKALAALAAHQEGLFKGAPESARRVAFHNKADLGEVAGRVFGSARQGWFLSLA from the coding sequence GTGAACCCGGTTCGCGAGATGCTTCTGCCTGACGAGCGGGTCGTGGCCTTCGTGGGCGCTGGCGGCAAGACCAGCCTGATCTACTCCCTGGCCCGCCAGCTCTCCGGATGGGGGCAGCGGGTGCTGGTGACCACCACCACGAAGATGATGCCTCCGGCGCGCAACTTCATGCTGCTCACTCCCGGCTCGCGCACTCCCCATTACAAACACCTGACCGTGGGCCGCGCCCTGGACCCGGAAACGGGCAAGCTCCTGGGCGTTGGACCTGATGAAATCCCCGGCCTGCGGGAGCGTTTCCGGGCGGATTACGTGCTGGTGGAGGCCGACGGCGCAGCCGGGCGGCCCATAAAAGCCCCGGAAGCGCATGAGCCGGTGATTCCGGAGTGCTCTGACCTGGTGGTGGGCGTGATCGGGCTGGACGCGCTGGGAAAACCGGCGGACGCCACGACTGTGCACAGGCTGGAGGCGTTTCTGCGCGTTACCGGCTTGAGCGAGGGGGAGCTGATCGGGCCAAAAGCGCTGGCAGCACTGGCCGCTCACCAGGAAGGCTTGTTCAAGGGAGCCCCGGAGTCCGCGCGGCGGGTGGCCTTCCACAACAAGGCGGACCTGGGCGAGGTGGCCGGGCGGGTGTTCGGCTCGGCGCGTCAGGGCTGGTTCTTGAGCCTGGCGTAG
- a CDS encoding ABC transporter permease, producing the protein MPLSRKQMEALSPWLVTLGLFILWELIARVGKIPSYILPTPSQSIIEGWEYKGPIMQHALQTLYTTSAGFALAVVFGMLLGVLVGSSKVVYKALYPVLVGFNSVPKVALVPILVIWFGIGSVPAIITAFLISFFPVVVNVATGLATLEPELEDVLRVLGATKVDVLMKVGIPRSLPFFFASLKIAVTLAFVGSVISETVASNSGIGYLMMSASSKFNVPLVFAGLMVIAAMGVGMYEFFAMLERRFTAWAHRG; encoded by the coding sequence GTGCCGTTAAGCCGCAAACAAATGGAGGCCCTGTCCCCCTGGCTGGTGACGCTCGGCCTGTTCATCCTGTGGGAGCTGATCGCCCGCGTGGGCAAGATCCCCAGCTACATCCTGCCCACGCCCAGCCAGTCCATCATCGAGGGCTGGGAGTACAAAGGCCCCATCATGCAGCACGCCCTGCAGACCCTGTACACCACCTCGGCGGGCTTCGCCCTGGCCGTGGTGTTCGGGATGCTGCTTGGGGTGCTGGTCGGGTCGTCCAAGGTGGTCTACAAGGCGCTCTATCCCGTGCTGGTGGGCTTCAACTCGGTGCCCAAGGTGGCCCTGGTGCCCATCCTGGTGATCTGGTTCGGCATCGGCTCGGTCCCGGCCATCATCACGGCGTTTCTCATCTCGTTCTTCCCGGTGGTGGTGAACGTGGCCACGGGCCTTGCCACGCTGGAGCCGGAGCTTGAGGATGTGCTGCGGGTGCTCGGCGCGACCAAGGTGGACGTGCTCATGAAGGTGGGCATCCCGCGCTCGCTGCCGTTCTTTTTCGCCTCGCTGAAGATTGCCGTCACGCTGGCTTTTGTGGGCTCGGTCATCTCCGAGACCGTGGCCTCCAACTCGGGCATCGGCTACCTGATGATGTCGGCCAGCTCCAAGTTCAATGTGCCCCTGGTGTTCGCCGGGCTCATGGTCATCGCCGCCATGGGCGTTGGCATGTACGAGTTCTTCGCCATGCTGGAGCGGCGTTTCACGGCCTGGGCGCACCGGGGATGA
- a CDS encoding ABC transporter ATP-binding protein, with translation MSNRFVELTNVDLAYTEDSDALAVQNLSLNMDEGEFIAVVGPSGCGKSTLLKLVTGLRPPSKGAVVVNGREVTGPLSFVGMAFQNATLLPWRKLLDNIMLPLEIVQPHRSQLRKERERYVERARELLRTVGLQNHEDKYPWQLSGGMQQRASLCRALIHEPKLLMLDEPFGALDAFTREELWCVLRDLWEAKPFTVVLVTHDLRESVFLADTVHVMSRRPGRIVHTRKVDIPRPRSLEACYDKHFVDIVHELRDQIEAVRCVPGVQTDLQEEQLCR, from the coding sequence GTGAGCAACCGATTCGTAGAACTGACCAACGTCGACCTCGCCTACACCGAGGACTCAGACGCCCTGGCCGTGCAGAACCTGTCCCTCAACATGGACGAGGGCGAGTTCATCGCGGTCGTCGGGCCTTCGGGCTGCGGCAAGTCCACGCTTCTCAAGCTGGTCACGGGCCTTCGCCCCCCCAGCAAGGGCGCGGTGGTGGTGAACGGCCGCGAGGTGACCGGGCCGCTGTCCTTCGTGGGCATGGCCTTCCAGAACGCCACGCTGCTCCCCTGGCGAAAGCTCCTGGACAACATCATGCTGCCCCTGGAGATCGTGCAGCCTCACAGGTCGCAGCTGCGCAAAGAGCGCGAGCGCTATGTGGAGCGCGCCCGCGAGCTTCTGCGCACGGTCGGCCTGCAAAACCACGAGGACAAGTACCCGTGGCAGCTCTCCGGCGGCATGCAGCAGCGCGCCAGCCTGTGCCGGGCGCTGATCCACGAACCCAAGCTCCTGATGCTGGACGAGCCCTTCGGCGCGTTGGACGCCTTCACCCGCGAGGAACTCTGGTGCGTGCTGCGCGACCTGTGGGAGGCCAAGCCCTTCACCGTGGTGCTGGTGACGCACGACCTGCGCGAGTCGGTGTTCCTGGCGGACACGGTGCACGTGATGAGCCGCAGGCCCGGGCGCATTGTGCACACCCGCAAAGTGGACATCCCAAGGCCGCGCAGCCTGGAAGCCTGCTACGACAAGCATTTCGTGGACATCGTGCACGAGCTGCGCGACCAGATCGAGGCGGTGCGCTGCGTTCCCGGAGTACAGACCGATCTCCAGGAGGAACAGCTGTGCCGTTAA